In Vibrio alfacsensis, the following proteins share a genomic window:
- a CDS encoding alpha-amylase family protein has protein sequence MSSLQELQSTGANVILHAFDWKYADIAQRAAEISELGYGSVLVSPPMKSAQDERWWQRYQPQDYRVIENALGNTIDFRNMVEALDQVGVLVYADVVFNHMANEAHLRRDLQYPRQDVMDAYQAQAAKYQDLLLFGDLSKPLFDETDFVEPFGIKDWKDKWEVQNGRITGGPKDPGLPTLRVCPNVVEQQRAYLNALKALGVKGFRIDAAKHMTLEHLKQVWTDEITRDVHIFGEIITDGGATVEEYELFLEPYLKETRLGAYDFPLFSTIFKAFSKKGSFKSLIDPFCFGQALSNGRAITFAVTHDIPNNDVFLDLVMDEESEWLAYAYILGRDGGVPLIYTDLDTSGIKGKEGKPRWKNAWKDERMAKMIAFHNLVHGEPMTVLEGNDDMLALRRGDKGILVLNKSSRAQSLSLKLAQTYVDLISGIEMSSDEEVKIPAKSAMLLVTQ, from the coding sequence ATGAGTAGTCTACAGGAATTGCAATCAACGGGTGCAAACGTGATTTTGCATGCCTTTGATTGGAAGTATGCTGACATTGCTCAACGCGCAGCGGAGATTAGCGAGCTCGGTTATGGCTCGGTTTTGGTTTCACCACCTATGAAAAGCGCGCAAGATGAACGCTGGTGGCAACGCTATCAGCCACAAGACTATCGAGTCATTGAAAACGCGCTCGGTAATACCATTGATTTTAGGAACATGGTCGAAGCACTCGATCAAGTTGGCGTATTGGTTTATGCCGATGTGGTATTCAACCATATGGCGAATGAAGCGCACCTTAGACGAGATTTACAATACCCACGTCAAGACGTCATGGACGCATACCAAGCACAAGCTGCAAAGTATCAAGATCTCCTTTTATTCGGTGATTTATCAAAGCCTCTATTTGATGAAACTGATTTCGTCGAGCCGTTTGGTATTAAAGATTGGAAAGACAAATGGGAAGTGCAAAATGGTCGAATTACCGGAGGACCTAAAGATCCTGGTTTGCCGACTTTACGAGTTTGCCCCAATGTGGTTGAGCAGCAACGAGCGTACCTAAATGCGCTAAAAGCATTGGGAGTAAAAGGATTTCGAATTGATGCAGCAAAGCACATGACGCTTGAGCATTTAAAGCAAGTATGGACGGATGAAATTACTCGAGATGTGCACATATTCGGAGAAATTATTACTGATGGCGGCGCAACGGTAGAAGAGTATGAACTCTTTCTTGAGCCATATCTGAAAGAGACGCGCTTGGGAGCGTACGACTTCCCACTGTTCTCAACTATATTCAAAGCGTTCTCAAAGAAAGGCAGCTTTAAATCGTTGATTGACCCATTTTGTTTTGGGCAGGCGTTATCTAATGGTCGTGCAATCACATTTGCTGTTACTCATGATATTCCCAATAACGATGTGTTTCTCGATTTGGTCATGGATGAGGAAAGTGAGTGGTTGGCTTACGCATATATTCTTGGTCGTGACGGTGGTGTACCCTTAATTTATACCGACCTAGATACAAGTGGTATAAAAGGCAAAGAGGGTAAGCCAAGATGGAAAAATGCGTGGAAAGACGAGCGCATGGCGAAGATGATTGCTTTCCATAATTTGGTTCATGGTGAGCCAATGACGGTGCTTGAGGGCAATGATGATATGCTGGCACTTCGCCGAGGCGATAAAGGAATTTTAGTATTGAATAAATCGTCCCGTGCTCAATCGTTATCGTTGAAACTCGCTCAGACCTATGTTGACTTGATATCTGGCATTGAAATGTCCTCAGATGAGGAGGTGAAAATTCCCGCCAAGTCAGCGATGCTGCTTGTCACTCAATAA
- a CDS encoding MotA/TolQ/ExbB proton channel family protein, with translation MEQLQQLHTQFGLMTWPLIICSALTVMIIAERLFHVLISLGVGKKAIRKKLTTLDPTNGKDIEALADELSGKRPLLYRGVAMLLAHHSFSKSLREDAAGIWLQEKRHQLHSGLRLLTLIGVISPLIGLLGTVLGLIDMFKGIASSTGNITPNDLADGLGLAMRTTAAGLIIALPAISGAQLIGLWADRVIAKLEHTLNYVNLWLEGISLQHVSPDNKKTIVTVASHVEASVS, from the coding sequence ATGGAACAGCTACAACAATTGCACACTCAGTTTGGTCTTATGACATGGCCTTTAATCATTTGTTCTGCACTCACGGTCATGATCATCGCAGAACGTTTATTTCATGTGTTGATAAGCCTGGGTGTAGGTAAAAAAGCAATACGCAAAAAATTGACCACGCTTGACCCAACAAATGGCAAAGACATCGAAGCCCTGGCTGATGAGCTTTCCGGAAAACGTCCACTGTTGTACCGCGGCGTGGCGATGTTACTTGCGCATCACTCATTCTCCAAATCACTTCGCGAAGATGCCGCCGGGATTTGGTTACAAGAAAAACGTCATCAGCTGCACTCTGGCCTGCGCCTACTCACGTTAATCGGTGTCATTAGCCCGTTAATTGGGCTTTTAGGTACAGTATTGGGTTTGATCGATATGTTTAAAGGCATTGCCTCTTCAACCGGAAACATTACACCTAATGATCTCGCAGATGGCTTAGGTCTTGCCATGCGAACAACTGCTGCTGGTCTTATTATCGCTTTACCTGCAATTTCAGGTGCGCAGCTGATAGGACTTTGGGCGGATCGTGTTATTGCCAAACTGGAACATACGCTCAACTACGTCAACCTGTGGCTAGAGGGGATTTCACTTCAACATGTGTCTCCAGATAACAAGAAAACCATCGTGACGGTTGCCAGTCATGTTGAAGCGAGCGTGTCATGA
- a CDS encoding chemotaxis protein, with the protein MAKVASKANQSQGMLVFKLTLQQNFAIGTLKVREIVPYLPTTKIPYSHHHVIGTVTIRDLTVPVIDMAAAIGFRPISEEEYPNCYLIVTDCLRTVVAFMVRRIEKIIECDWKSIETPPASAGHNIFVTGITRYEEKIVQMLDVELLLSKIYPQYENTKIPMLTDIERERLKALNILLVDDSSIARKQLCDALDSINIPYQICKNGSDALGLMKKNAEEHRPVDLLVSDIEMPGLDGYELAFEVQNDAALNHSYRILHTSLSSEICVDRAHQVGAHEALEKFNAGELIEAMLRGAKELEANAIAS; encoded by the coding sequence ATGGCAAAAGTCGCAAGCAAGGCAAACCAATCGCAGGGTATGTTGGTATTTAAACTCACCTTACAACAGAATTTTGCTATTGGAACGCTCAAAGTCCGTGAGATCGTGCCTTACTTACCAACCACTAAGATTCCTTATTCTCATCATCATGTTATTGGTACTGTCACCATTCGTGACCTCACTGTACCCGTTATCGACATGGCCGCAGCAATTGGTTTTCGTCCGATTAGCGAGGAAGAATACCCAAACTGTTACTTGATCGTGACCGATTGCTTAAGAACCGTTGTTGCATTCATGGTACGTCGTATTGAAAAAATCATCGAATGTGACTGGAAATCTATTGAGACGCCACCAGCGAGCGCTGGACATAACATTTTTGTCACGGGCATTACTCGCTATGAAGAAAAGATTGTTCAAATGCTGGATGTCGAATTGCTGCTTTCCAAAATCTATCCGCAATATGAAAACACCAAAATACCGATGCTGACAGACATTGAACGCGAGCGTCTAAAAGCTCTGAATATTCTTTTAGTGGACGATTCTTCTATTGCACGAAAACAACTCTGTGATGCACTAGACAGCATTAATATCCCATACCAAATTTGTAAGAATGGCTCCGATGCTTTGGGCCTAATGAAGAAAAATGCCGAAGAACATCGCCCTGTCGATTTACTTGTCAGCGATATAGAAATGCCGGGATTGGATGGATACGAACTGGCATTTGAAGTGCAAAACGACGCAGCGCTAAACCATTCCTATCGTATTCTTCACACCTCTCTCTCTAGTGAGATATGTGTCGATCGCGCGCACCAAGTAGGCGCTCATGAAGCATTAGAAAAGTTTAACGCCGGAGAACTGATTGAAGCTATGCTCCGCGGCGCTAAAGAACTCGAAGCTAACGCAATAGCCTCTTAG
- a CDS encoding ATP:cob(I)alamin adenosyltransferase, whose product MRPVSKELGEICYPFIYEDSPVCDFEITADELCSRIGLVLSMELDDFSRDILTRMQPNVYHVNGSIRGKLAITEMEVDELKADYEVIKAKLDGGFKGFVLPGGHPTSSQLHLCRCQAKKVVRALVAVEHSGKKQPDPILFRYANLLANVLYSLASYINHIYQVEETEFVSRSYSMPSKIDTK is encoded by the coding sequence ATGAGACCAGTAAGTAAGGAACTAGGCGAAATTTGTTATCCATTCATTTATGAAGACAGCCCTGTGTGTGATTTTGAGATCACCGCTGATGAGCTATGCAGCCGAATTGGCCTTGTGCTATCGATGGAGTTGGATGATTTTAGCCGTGACATCCTCACTCGAATGCAGCCGAATGTGTATCACGTGAATGGCTCTATCCGAGGCAAGTTAGCCATTACAGAAATGGAAGTGGATGAGCTTAAAGCTGACTACGAAGTCATTAAGGCGAAACTGGACGGCGGTTTTAAAGGCTTTGTGCTGCCGGGAGGGCACCCAACGTCGAGTCAATTGCATTTATGTCGCTGCCAAGCCAAAAAGGTGGTCCGTGCCCTTGTTGCGGTTGAGCACTCAGGTAAAAAACAACCGGATCCGATTTTGTTCCGATACGCAAACTTGCTTGCTAATGTGCTCTACAGTTTAGCTTCTTACATTAATCACATCTATCAAGTTGAAGAAACCGAATTTGTATCTCGCAGCTATTCTATGCCAAGCAAGATTGATACTAAGTAG
- a CDS encoding ExbD/TolR family protein: protein MIKVPRDNNHGLAPDLTPLLDIIFIVMVFLMLTAAVKLDSLDVDLPSTDSKAVAEVDKQSITVNILNEAPYWAINGKTYIDWENFTLALLEESKSSDKPIVIGAEKTADIQYLVKLLGFLQENGIQATQLLTEESQ, encoded by the coding sequence ATGATCAAAGTACCTCGTGATAATAACCATGGTCTAGCACCAGATTTAACACCATTACTCGACATCATTTTCATCGTTATGGTGTTCTTAATGCTGACCGCTGCTGTAAAACTCGACTCACTCGATGTTGATTTACCAAGTACCGATTCAAAGGCCGTTGCAGAGGTTGATAAGCAATCAATCACCGTAAATATCTTAAATGAGGCGCCGTACTGGGCGATCAATGGCAAAACCTATATTGACTGGGAAAACTTCACGCTTGCTCTTTTGGAAGAAAGCAAATCAAGTGATAAACCCATTGTCATTGGCGCAGAAAAAACCGCAGACATTCAATACCTCGTTAAGTTACTTGGCTTTTTACAAGAAAACGGAATTCAGGCGACGCAACTTCTTACTGAAGAGTCGCAGTAA
- the hutZ gene encoding heme utilization protein HutZ, producing the protein MDQQVKQERLQGRLGPEIKEFRQERRTLQLATVSADGRPNVSYAPYVQNQEGYFVLISQIARHARNLLENPNVSLMMIEDEDTSKQLFARKRLTFDAVATVVERDTEMWQQVVGQMKDRFGEIIDGLSQLEDFVLFNLKAEQGLFVKGFGQAYQVSGDDLVDFVHASRGHKKIENA; encoded by the coding sequence ATGGATCAGCAAGTAAAGCAAGAACGTTTACAAGGTCGTTTAGGGCCAGAGATTAAGGAATTTCGTCAAGAGCGTCGTACGCTTCAATTGGCGACAGTCAGTGCAGATGGACGTCCTAATGTGAGTTACGCGCCATACGTACAAAACCAAGAGGGTTATTTTGTTCTTATTTCGCAAATCGCACGTCATGCTCGTAATTTACTAGAAAACCCAAATGTTTCTTTAATGATGATCGAAGATGAAGATACGTCTAAACAGTTATTTGCACGTAAACGTTTGACGTTTGATGCGGTTGCAACCGTTGTTGAGCGTGATACTGAAATGTGGCAACAAGTTGTTGGTCAAATGAAAGACCGTTTTGGTGAGATCATTGATGGTCTGAGCCAACTAGAAGACTTCGTTCTGTTCAACCTAAAAGCAGAACAAGGTCTATTCGTGAAAGGATTTGGTCAAGCTTACCAAGTATCAGGTGATGATCTGGTTGATTTCGTTCACGCTTCAAGAGGTCACAAGAAAATCGAAAACGCTTAA
- the ppiC gene encoding peptidylprolyl isomerase PpiC translates to MANTAAALHILVKHKEQAEDIISQLKKGAKFQTLAKKYSTCPSGKRGGDLGEFRRGQMVPQFDKVCFSGEVLTPHLVKTKFGWHVVKVLYRT, encoded by the coding sequence ATGGCAAATACCGCAGCCGCTTTGCATATTCTTGTAAAGCATAAAGAACAAGCTGAAGACATCATTTCGCAACTTAAGAAAGGTGCGAAGTTCCAGACATTGGCAAAGAAATATTCAACTTGTCCATCTGGTAAACGTGGGGGCGACCTAGGTGAGTTTCGCCGCGGTCAAATGGTGCCACAGTTCGATAAAGTTTGTTTTTCTGGCGAAGTGCTTACTCCGCATTTAGTGAAGACCAAGTTTGGTTGGCACGTAGTAAAAGTGCTGTACCGCACTTAG
- the hutW gene encoding heme anaerobic degradation radical SAM methyltransferase ChuW/HutW — protein sequence MSVDIYKFDESILGSDSPDPLRFAFVKKHSAHAGGSSMPVPPPQQSAIFSRITSETTTSKKRCLYIHVPFCRVRCTFCNFFQNAASRTLVDEYFSALMKELKKKAALPWTQSGIFHAVYIGGGTPTDLSPEQVKTLGQAIHDYFPLTADCEITLEGRINRFSDELYLGALDGGFNRFSFGVQSFNTQVRRSAKRLDDREDVLKRVSELAKEDKIPVIIDLLYGLPYQTKDVLHQDLTDFMSTGAHGLDLYQLVVGGSAPMLNLVEKGKIPPPATTPEKAGMYELGVKFMADHHMKQLSVNHWAIDNRERSLYNSLAKTYAEVLPVGCGAGGNIGSYGMMQHRTLATYMNAVNEGQSTIAMMMKQSPLEPLFASLKSGFDRGIIQASKLPVFMGEDTFNFLMPLFKVWHDKGLVELQERSLVLTLAGSFWSVPLAQACIQVLTSEMSIAVPQASNH from the coding sequence ATGAGCGTCGATATTTATAAATTTGACGAATCCATTCTTGGGAGTGATAGTCCCGACCCCTTGCGTTTTGCATTCGTGAAAAAGCATTCTGCACATGCAGGGGGGAGCAGCATGCCCGTTCCTCCGCCACAGCAAAGTGCTATTTTCTCGAGGATTACGTCTGAAACGACAACAAGTAAGAAGCGTTGTCTTTATATTCACGTTCCTTTCTGTCGTGTGCGTTGTACGTTCTGTAACTTTTTCCAAAATGCGGCCAGTCGAACACTCGTTGATGAGTACTTTTCAGCATTAATGAAAGAGCTAAAAAAAAAAGCGGCACTGCCTTGGACACAAAGTGGCATTTTTCATGCGGTTTACATTGGTGGTGGTACGCCAACTGATCTATCTCCGGAACAGGTAAAGACGTTAGGGCAAGCCATTCACGACTACTTTCCGTTGACTGCGGATTGCGAAATTACCCTTGAGGGTCGTATCAATCGATTTTCTGATGAGTTGTATTTAGGTGCGCTCGATGGTGGCTTTAATCGTTTTTCGTTTGGTGTACAAAGTTTTAATACTCAAGTCCGTCGGAGTGCAAAGCGTCTTGATGATCGTGAAGATGTATTAAAGCGTGTATCAGAACTGGCAAAAGAAGACAAAATTCCAGTCATCATCGATTTACTCTATGGCCTACCTTATCAAACCAAAGACGTACTACATCAAGATCTCACCGATTTCATGTCTACCGGGGCTCACGGATTAGACCTTTATCAGCTTGTGGTTGGCGGTAGCGCTCCAATGTTGAATTTGGTTGAAAAAGGCAAGATACCTCCACCAGCGACAACCCCTGAAAAAGCCGGAATGTACGAGCTAGGGGTTAAGTTTATGGCTGATCATCATATGAAACAGCTTAGCGTTAATCACTGGGCAATCGATAACCGAGAACGCAGTCTGTATAACAGCTTAGCGAAAACCTATGCGGAAGTATTACCTGTAGGTTGTGGGGCTGGTGGCAATATCGGCAGTTACGGCATGATGCAACACAGAACCTTAGCAACCTATATGAATGCGGTGAATGAGGGGCAAAGCACCATTGCCATGATGATGAAGCAAAGCCCATTAGAACCGCTTTTTGCTTCGCTCAAATCCGGTTTTGATCGAGGCATTATTCAAGCAAGTAAACTGCCAGTATTTATGGGGGAGGATACGTTTAACTTCCTTATGCCTCTGTTTAAAGTTTGGCATGACAAGGGCTTAGTGGAACTGCAAGAGCGTAGCCTTGTGTTGACGCTAGCGGGTAGCTTCTGGTCTGTGCCTTTGGCTCAAGCTTGTATTCAAGTACTGACATCAGAAATGAGCATTGCGGTGCCTCAGGCATCTAATCACTAG